A genomic segment from Anticarsia gemmatalis isolate Benzon Research Colony breed Stoneville strain chromosome 14, ilAntGemm2 primary, whole genome shotgun sequence encodes:
- the LOC142978411 gene encoding alanine aminotransferase 1-like: MFSNEKFCTTAVIVNYTVTQVVVLLIVECLMCSGGLLQVLTRRNMEQVVRFAYERGLFLLADEVYQENIVSKRFHSFKKVMHEMGAPYSSMELASFVTCSKGWAAECGLRSGFVELVRVEPKVSAAFNTARGVMQCPTVLGQCILDCVMKPPSPGEPSYEQFAKEKRLIHQVLTERTETAYKTFNTIPGYSCNPIDGSMFAYPRIEIPSRAQEAAAELGMTPDEFYCLRLLEETGVCVVPGTGFGQLPGTFHFRTTILHPREEFRYMMEAFKRFHHNFLDNYS; this comes from the exons ATGTTCTCTAACGAAAAATTCTGTACTACGGCAGTGATAGTAAACTACACTGTCACCCAAGTAGTGGTTCTGTTAATCGTTGAATGTTTGATGTGTAGCGGTGGTTTGCTGCAGGTCCTGACGCGGCGCAACATGGAGCAGGTGGTGCGGTTCGCGTACGAGCGCGGCTTGTTCCTGCTGGCCGACGAGGTCTACCAGGAGAACATCGTCAGCAAGCGCTTCCACTCCTTCAAGAAA gtGATGCACGAAATGGGTGCTCCATACTCCTCAATGGAACTAGCAAGCTTCGTGACTTGTTCTAAAGGCTGGGCGGCAGAGTGTGGTCTCAGATCTGGCTTTGTGGAGCTGGTGAGAGTGGAGCCCAAGGTATCTGCTGCCTTCAATACGGCGAGAGGAGTTATGCAGTGCCCTACTGTACTTGGACAATGTATATTAGACTGTGTG atgAAACCTCCTAGTCCCGGAGAACCTTCATACGAGCAGTTTGCCAAAGAGAAGAGACTTATTCATCAGGTCCTCACGGAGAGGACAGAGACTGCATATAAAACCTTCAACACAATACCGGGATACTCTTGTAATCCTATTGAC GGTTCAATGTTCGCGTACCCGCGCATTGAGATACCGTCACGAGCGCAGGAGGCTGCTGCAGAACTTGGCATGACTCCTGACGAGTTCTATTGTCTCAGGCTGCTTGAAGAGACtg GAGTATGCGTGGTGCCAGGTACTGGGTTCGGTCAGCTGCCAGGCACCTTCCACTTCAGAACCACCATCCTCCACCCTCGCGAGGAGTTCCGCTACATGATGGAAGCCTTCAAGAGGTTCCATCACAACTTCTTAGACAATTACTCTTAG
- the LOC142978320 gene encoding alanine aminotransferase 1-like, with amino-acid sequence MKLDKCLTSDSINQNLLNIQYAVRGPIVQRALQIERELEKGVKKPFDRVIRANIGDSHALGIKPITFIRQVLALAACPQLAKTTDFPEDVRQRVREILEDCPLGSVGAYSPPAGLRVIRSRIAQYLQKRDGVPASPDDIYLGSGASDVIKAVLNMFVKEVDGKPPAVMLPIPQYPMFSSMLTELGMRRTDYYLDEEHDWALSVEELERCWREASVDTHVRVLVVINPGNPTGQVLTRRNIEQIIKFAYDHNIFLMPDEVYQENVVCKPFLSFKKVMHEMGAPYSSMELASFMSCSKGWAAESGLRSGFVELVRLEPKVAAAFSTARGVMQCPSVLGQCIMDCVVKPPSPGEPSYEQFAKELRDIHQVLAEGTELAYNTFNSIPGYSCNPIDGSMYAYPRIEIPVRAQAAAAELGMAPDEFYCLRLLEETGVCVVAGTGFDQLPGTFHFRTTIVHPREELQHMMDSIRRFHMDFLKTYP; translated from the exons ATGAAGCTGGACAAGTGCCTCACGAGTGACAGCATCAACCAGAACTTACTGAACATACAGTATGCTGTAAGAGGACCTATTGTACAGAGGGCGCTGCAGATAGAAAGAGAATTAGAAAAG gGGGTGAAAAAGCCATTTGATCGAGTGATTCGTGCGAACATTGGTGACAGTCATGCACTTGGAATCAAACCTATCACCTTTATCAGACAA GTATTGGCATTAGCCGCATGTCCCCAACTCGCTAAAACTACAGATTTCCCTGAAGATGTCCGACAAAGAGTGCGAGAGATACTTGAAGATTGTCC ACTTGGTTCAGTGGGAGCATATTCCCCGCCCGCCGGACTACGTGTCATACGATCACGTATAGCACAATACCTGCAGAAGAGGGACGGAGTGCCGGCCTCTCCTGATGACATCTACCTCGGCTCCGGCGCCTCTGACGTCATCAAGGCTGTGCTCAATATGTTTGTGAAGGAAGTCGATGGGAAACCACCAG CGGTGATGCTGCCCATCCCTCAATACCCAATGTTCTCCAGCATGCTGACCGAGCTGGGCATGCGTCGAACTGACTACTACCTGGACGAGGAGCACGACTGGGCGCTGTCCGTGGAAGAGCTGGAGAGGTGCTGGAGAGAGGCCAGCGTGGATACTCATGTCAGGGTTCTTGTTGTTATTAACCCTGGGAATCCTACAGGACAG GTCCTGACTCGTCGGAACATCGAACAAATTATCAAGTTTGCATACGATCACAATATATTCTTGATGCCTGATGAGGTCTATCAGGAGAATGTCGTTTGCAAACcgtttttgtcatttaaaaag GTGATGCATGAAATGGGTGCTCCTTACTCCTCAATGGAGCTGGCTAGCTTCATGTCGTGTTCTAAAGGCTGGGCAGCAGAGTCAGGACTAAGGTCTGGTTTCGTAGAGCTGGTGAGACTGGAGCCCAAGGTGGCAGCTGCTTTCAGCACTGCGCGAGGAGTTATGCAGTGTCCTTCTGTTCTAGGACAATGCATCATGGATTGTGtg GTGAAGCCACCAAGTCCTGGAGAGCCATCATACGAGCAGTTCGCGAAAGAGCTTAGGGATATTCACCAAGTTTTAGCCGAGGGGACTGAATTGGCTTACAATACCTTCAACTCAATACCCGGGTATTCTTGTAATCCTATTGAT GGTTCAATGTACGCGTATCCTCGCATCGAGATACCGGTGCGTGCGCAAGCGGCAGCAGCGGAGCTCGGTATGGCTCCTGATGAGTTCTACTGTCTCAGGCTACTAGAGGAAACTG GAGTATGCGTGGTGGCAGGCACAGGGTTCGACCAGCTGCCGGGCACGTTCCACTTCAGGACCACCATCGTCCATCCCCGCGAGGAGCTGCAGCACATGATGGACTCCATCAGGCGGTTCCATATGGACTTCTTGAAGACATACCCTTAG
- the LOC142978548 gene encoding uncharacterized protein LOC142978548 isoform X2, which translates to MKQVDVMLSNMMNELTKTFVTASELLKGNSPGHLPGVVTEASTSRRKLASRFKVQRQKERPFFEHIYTNMTNDYKKFYNTTAHRVDRSGRDPCEHQEEIKYLWKSLLDKSMMTLRRAMRHCIKAYLKEEGIPLKSKKGKEIAQFFVQELPHIKTKQLNVLCEKYQLCYDELVRFTVVSD; encoded by the exons ATGAAGCAGGTGGATGTCATGCTGAGCAATATGATGAACGAATTGACTAAG ACGTTCGTGACAGCGAGTGAGCTGCTGAAGGGCAACAGTCCAGGTCACCTCCCCGGCGTGGTGACGGAGGCGTCCACGTCGCGCCGCAAGCTCGCCAGCAGGTTCAAGGTGCAGCGGCAGAAGGAGCGGCCCTTCTTCGAGCACATCTACACCAATATGACTAATGACTACAA GAAATTCTACAACACAACAGCACACCGCGTGGACCGCTCAGGTCGCGACCCTTGCGAGCACCAGGAGGAGATCAAGTACCTCTGGAAGAGTCTCCTGGACAAGTCCATGATGACCCTCAGGAGGGCCATGAGGCACTGCATCAAGGCGTACTTGAAGGAGGAGGGAATACCTCTCAAGTCTAAGAAGGGAAAGGAAATAGCGCAGTTCTTTGTGCAAGAGCTGCCTCACATTAAGACGAAACAGTTGAACGTACTGTGTGAGAAGTATCAGCTGTGTTATGATGAACTGGTGAGATTCACCGTCGTTAGTGATTGA
- the LOC142978548 gene encoding uncharacterized protein LOC142978548 isoform X1, translated as MNFTDIILFIYTILYLKVQVESTNATVTTSETGLFSQRSWVDESVEVEKNASEKAKESCSYKYPNMKQVDVMLSNMMNELTKTFVTASELLKGNSPGHLPGVVTEASTSRRKLASRFKVQRQKERPFFEHIYTNMTNDYKKFYNTTAHRVDRSGRDPCEHQEEIKYLWKSLLDKSMMTLRRAMRHCIKAYLKEEGIPLKSKKGKEIAQFFVQELPHIKTKQLNVLCEKYQLCYDELVRFTVVSD; from the exons ATGAATTTTACAgacatcattttatttatatacacaaTACTATACTTAAAAGTACAAGTAGAGTCAACTAACGCAACGGTAACGACCTCAGAAACTGGACTCTTCTCCCAGAGGTCGTGGGTCGATGAGAGCGTGGAGGTGGAGAAGAATGCATCAGAGAAGGCGAAAGAGAGCTGCTCGTACAAGTACCCCAACATGAAGCAGGTGGATGTCATGCTGAGCAATATGATGAACGAATTGACTAAG ACGTTCGTGACAGCGAGTGAGCTGCTGAAGGGCAACAGTCCAGGTCACCTCCCCGGCGTGGTGACGGAGGCGTCCACGTCGCGCCGCAAGCTCGCCAGCAGGTTCAAGGTGCAGCGGCAGAAGGAGCGGCCCTTCTTCGAGCACATCTACACCAATATGACTAATGACTACAA GAAATTCTACAACACAACAGCACACCGCGTGGACCGCTCAGGTCGCGACCCTTGCGAGCACCAGGAGGAGATCAAGTACCTCTGGAAGAGTCTCCTGGACAAGTCCATGATGACCCTCAGGAGGGCCATGAGGCACTGCATCAAGGCGTACTTGAAGGAGGAGGGAATACCTCTCAAGTCTAAGAAGGGAAAGGAAATAGCGCAGTTCTTTGTGCAAGAGCTGCCTCACATTAAGACGAAACAGTTGAACGTACTGTGTGAGAAGTATCAGCTGTGTTATGATGAACTGGTGAGATTCACCGTCGTTAGTGATTGA